The following nucleotide sequence is from Tachyglossus aculeatus isolate mTacAcu1 chromosome 11, mTacAcu1.pri, whole genome shotgun sequence.
acggagaacgaaaccaaactactaacaaaatcaaataaatagaatagatatggacaaataaaataaataaataaatagagtgaaaaaaaaaatatgtacaaacatacgccCAGGagcgggagactgtgagcccacggttgggtaggggccggctctagatgtggccagcttgggcttcccaagcgcttagaacagtgctctgcgcacagtaagcgctcaataaatacgattgaatgagtgaatgaagaatgccttcccagactgagccccttccttcctctccccctcgtccccctctccatcccccatcttacctccttcccttccccactccacctgtatatatgtctgtacagatttgttactctatttatttatttatttatttatttatttatttattttatttgtacatatctattctatttatttgattttgttagtatgtttggttttgttctctgtctcccccttttagactgtgagcccactgttgggtagggaccgtctctctatgttgccaatttgtacttcccaagcgcttagtacagtgctctgcacatagtaagcgctcaataaatacgattgatgatacgattgatgaatggacggggcggggcggagggaggagccCTTCCCGACagtggccgccagggggcgccgctcgccgcgcggaggaggaggccggggggcggggggagggccggacggaggggcagggggggcgGGAGGCCGGGAACCGCCCACCCGTCCCGGTGCAGGAGCCTGCCGGTAATGCAGGAGGCCccgccgagagctcacctcctccaggaggccttcccacactgagccccttccttcctctccccctcgtccccctctccatcccccccatcttacctccttcccttccccacagcacctgtatatatggatatatgattgtacatatttattactctattttacttgtccatatctattctatttatttgattttgttagtatgtttggttttgttctctgtctcccccttctagactgtgagcctactgttgggtagggaccgtctctagatgttgccaatttgtacttcccaagcgcttagtccagtgctctgcacatagtaagcgctcaataaatacgattgatgatctgcccatccgccaagctagctctcttcctcccttcaaggccctgctgagagctcacctcctccaggaggccttcccagactgagccccttccttcctctccccctcgtctccctctccatcccccccatcttacctccttcccttccccacagcacctgtatatatgtatatatgtttgtacagattttgtactctgtttattttatttgtacatatctattctatttatttgattttgttagtatgtttggttttgttctccgtctcccccttctaggctgtgagcccactgttgggtagggactgtctctagatgttgccaatttggacttcccaagcgctcagtactgtgctctgcacatagccccctcctacctcacctcccttctctccttctccagcccagcccgcaccctccgctcctccaccgctaatctccttcccgtacctcgttctcgcctgtcccgccgtcgacccccggcccacgtcctcccccgggcctggaatgccctccctctgcccctccgccaagctagctctcttcctcccttcaatgccctgctgagagctcacctcctccaggaggccttcccagactgagccccttccttcctctccccctcgtccccctctccatccccccatcttacctccttcccttccccacagcacctgtatatacgtatatatggttgtacatatttattactctattgatttattttacttgtacatttctatcctatttattttattttgttggtatgtttggttctgttctccgtctcccccttttagactgtgagcccactgttgggtagggactgtctctatgtgttgccaatttgtacttcccaagcgcttagtccagtgctctgcacatagtaagcgctcaataaatacgattgattgattgattgattgatagtaagcgctcaataagtacgattgatgatgaggaggaggaggaaggcccccGCCCACCGAGTCCCGTGCGCCGGGCCCTCCCCGGGGGGCGGGTCCCGGGGCCGTCGGGGGGCGGGTCCCGGgctcgggggcggggccccgggagATGCCGGTGGCGGTGGCAGCGATTGCGGCAGGAGCCGCGGAGGAGCCGGGCCAAGGACCGGGGCTGCgaagcgggggccgggggtccgggggccggggggccgcggTCCGGGGAGCCGGGGCCGGCGCCTAGCCGGAGCCATGGACGGGCAGAGCGGCCGCTGCAAGATCGTGGTGGTCGGGGACGCGGAGTGCGGCAAGACGGCGCTGCTGCAGGTGTTCGCCAAGGACGCCTTCCCGGGGGTGAGCGGCCCGACCCGCCCCGACCGCAGGCCCGGCCCGCAGGCCCCGGGGGTCGGCGGGGGGTCCACCGAGCCGGGGGCGGTCGGGGGGAGCGGAGCCCACCCTGCCGGCCGGCGGCCGGGCCCGGGCTGACCGCTTGACCGTGTCCGCAGAGCTACGTCCCCACCGTCTTCGAGAACTACACCGCCAGCTTCGAGATCGACAAGCGGCGCATCGAGCTCAACATGTGGGACACCTCGggtaccgcccccccacccctggacccccggatcccccgccccctccccggtgcCTGGACTCGggatgctggggggctgggggtcagcccggggacaccccctctccctctcccgggttccccttcctcctcctaggCCCCGGGCaagggggcagggggctctgATTTAACCTCTCAGCTCTGCCTCGGACCCCCGTTGGGCTTCCCCTTCTGCAGGCCGACCGACCCCCgacgacccttttagactgtgagcccactgttgggtagggaccgtctctatatgttgccaacttggacttcccaagcgcttagtccagtgctctgcgcacagtaagcgctcgataaatacgattgattggtggggcGGGGGTGTAGCGAGAGATGCAGTACGGAACTTACTATCACCATTTACCGGCtcctgggggattcattcattcattcaatcgtatttattgagcgcttactgtgcgcagagcactgtactaagcgcttgggaagtacaagttggcaacatatagagagacggtccctacccaacagtgggctcacagtctaggagatatCACCAccgctactgagaagcagcatggctcggtggaaagagcacgggctttggagtcagaggtcatgggttcaaaacctggctctgccacttgttagctgtgtgactttggggaagtcacttaacttctctgtgcctcagtcacctcatctgtaaaatgggggggatgggggtgtcTCTCACTCCCCACACCCCTTCGTGACTCAGGCCCCCCACTCTCCCAGGGTCGTCCTACTACGATAACGTCCGGCCGCTGGCCTACCCCGACTCGGATGCCGTTCTCATCTGCTTTGATATCAGCCGCCCAGAGACGCTGGACAGTGTCCTCAAAaaggtatgtatgtatgtatgcgaggggttgtgggcctgggagctagataACGGGGTCGtcccccccaccgcccacccCCCGGAGTGCAGCCACCAGGAGagaagtcagaagtcattggAGACAGCAGagaccagaccagaggaaggacctGAAGGCCGGTTTGTCTCGGGTGGGGGTCTTAAGCCGGctccggggggctggggagagacaggccagCCGGaggcctgtggggagggggagagggacatgggTTTCCAGGGCtggagctgggaagcagagaacaGGTTGGGGGAGCAGGCTGGCTCTGTTTAGGGCCACAAGTGCCACTCTACACTTTCCAGCCCCTTCTCATCCACTCTCCTTGCTGTCCCATGTCCCCCTTTGGCCCCTACTGTCTTTCTCCTGGCCCTTACGTCTCCTTCTTGGCCTCCACCATCGCTCTCTTGGCCCCCACCATCTCTCTTCTGGTCCCCATCGTCTCTCTCCTGGctccctccgtctctctcctggctccctctgtctctctcctggccCCCACCATCTCTCTCGGCCCCCACCGTCTCTCTCCTGGTCCCCACTGTCTCTTTCCCGGTCCTTGTCGCCTCCCTTTTTGCCCCAGCGGGCCAACCAACCTACTGCTGGAGAGCCAAGCACCCCTGCCCCCAAGGCCAACTCATaggcccccttctctccccgctGGCTCCTCTTAGTGGCAGGGAGAAACCCAGGAGTTCTGTCCAGGTGCTAAGGTGGTCCTGGTCGGCTGCAAGCTGGACATGCGGACAGACCTGGCCACCCTGCGGGAGCTGTCCAAGCACCGGCTCATCCCCGTCACACATGAGCAGGTGagccctgccccgcccccacccctctagtcccccatctcctttGAACCTAAACCCCTTGCAGGGTAGCCGTGCATCTGGTTTCCACCTGATCTGTCCCCATCTGGTTCCGTGGGTGTGTCTGTGGGCATGTCTGTCTGGGCATTGGTGTCAGGGGGCTGGCGGTCTTGAGTGCCACCACTGGGTTCCCTCCTGGTTTgggcctccccgccccccaggctgGTCCTCCCTCACCCtggtcctccctcacccccaccgctGGCCTGCCCTGtattctgcacccccccccccccgccagcctgCCCCATGTCCAGCCCCCTCTGATCTGCCCTGTGTCCAGCTCCCCAGCCTGCCCCATGCCCAGCCCTCCCCTGTCTGTCCCATGCCCAGCACCCACAGCCTGACCGGTGTCCAGCCCCCCATCCTGCCCTTTGCCCAGCCTCCCCTGGCCTGCCCCATgtccagccccccaccctgccctagtTCCAGCCTTCTCCTTTAGGTTCTGTGTCCAGCTCCCCGGCCTACTTCATGTCCAGCTTACCCCATGTCCAGCCCCCCATCTTGCCCCATACCTAGCTCCCCTAACCTGCCCCATGTCcagccctccctttctcttctgtgtcaaGCCCCCCTGGCCTGCTCCATGCCCAGCTCCCCTGGCCTGCCACGTATCTCAGCCCACCCCATGTCCAATCACCATGGCCTGCCCCATGTTCAGCCCTCCCCTACCTGCCCTGTGTCCAGACCCCCTGACCTGTCCTATGTCCAGTCTCTCTGGCCTGCCCCATGTCCAGATCCCTTGGCCTGCCCTATGTCCAAGCCATCCCGCTTCCCCAGCCTTCCCCATATCCAGCTCTCCCAGCCTGCCCTGTGTTCATTCCCCCTGGTTGCTCCCTGACCTGCCTTCTGTCCAGTTCCCCCCAGCCTATCTTGTGTCCAGCCCCTGGCCTGCCTTGTGTCCAGCCCCCCGGCCTGTCCCTTGTCCAGCCCCTAGGCCTGCCTCatcagtcagtcggttgtatttatcgagcgcttattgtgggcagagcactgttcgaagcccttgggagagtacattccctgcctaaaacgagctgacagtctagacgggtagacagacgttaatatagataaataaatacagatttgtacataagtgctatggggctgggacaggggggtgaataaagggagcaaggcagagcTATGCAAAACagagttgaaggaaaggaaaagaaggcttaggcagggaatgcctctgatgtaagcgcttaatacagttctctgcatgtagtaagcgttcaataaatacagttgaatgaattgaatgaatgtgccttcaattaggctaagaatgggaagagagtaattgtttgtcagataagagatgagagggtgttccagaccataGGCAGGGTGTTGGCAAGAGATCCACAGCGAGATAAGGAAGATAAaggtacactgaggaggttactattaaaggagagaagtgcgtgggctgggtggtagtcgGAGAGTAGCGAAATGAGGTAGGaacaggcaaggtgattgagggctttaaagccaatgataaggaatttctgtctgatgcagaggtggttgggcaaccactggaggttcttgaggagtggggaaacatggagtgaaggtttttgtagaaaaatgatcccggcagcagagggaagtatggactggagaggggagagacagaaggctgggaagtcatcaaggcaggataggataagtgcttggattaatgtggtagcagtttggttggagaggaaagggtggattttagcgatgttgtgacttGAACCGTCAggctttagtgatggattgaatatgtgtgagagagagagtcaaggataacgc
It contains:
- the RND2 gene encoding rho-related GTP-binding protein RhoN, producing MDGQSGRCKIVVVGDAECGKTALLQVFAKDAFPGSYVPTVFENYTASFEIDKRRIELNMWDTSGSSYYDNVRPLAYPDSDAVLICFDISRPETLDSVLKKWQGETQEFCPGAKVVLVGCKLDMRTDLATLRELSKHRLIPVTHEQGSALAREAGAVAYVECSSKASERSVRDVFHVATLASLGRTHKQLKRSDSRRGLKRTSQLPLSGRTDLDGEAEGRKDRAKSCSVM